The Musa acuminata AAA Group cultivar baxijiao chromosome BXJ1-8, Cavendish_Baxijiao_AAA, whole genome shotgun sequence genomic sequence GAACATGAACGCCACCTTTGGCACCCTTCTAAATGGGTACTCCTCCACCTTGGGCACCATAGAAGCCCTCCAGAACAGCTCCTCGTCACTCATCTCATGCAGCAGATGGCTTGGCCGGACGAAGCCCTCCAACCTGAGACTACTCTCGCAGTTGGCCGTGTGTATGCTCATGGGGAAGAGAAGCCCCGGCCGCGAACCGAGGTGGTGGTGATGGGAAGAGCTGCGTGCCACCGTCCACAAGCTCACGACCGCCGCCACCGCGAAGATGATCACGGCGGACACGGTCTTTAAGAGTCCGCGGGAGGAGTCCTTTCttggaggagggggagggggaggacaTGGTCCTACTTCCATCTTCCCCGCCTTGTTTCTCGATGCCGGTTTCATCTGTTCCTTACAACGAACTCTTCTATGGCGAAGCTCATCTCTTGTGAGAATGAGAAGACGGTATCAAAAGATGGAAGAACACGAAGAAGAGCTCGAAGAAAGGATTACGTACAGCAGCGTGCAGCGACGAGCATCCGAACCAGAGCATCCGACTCGAGAAACACGAGCGGGCTTATCGGATTTTGGGTCGTTGCTTTGATGATCCGACCCGATATGTCTGCTTACCCGTCAACAAGTACAGACGACGCCAAGCGTGGCAGTCGTTGGGTCCCGCACCTTCAGAAAAGGTGCATCAACGGGTATAAAGGGTTTTGCGCCCCTTACCCACGATATTAATTAATGAGCTACCAGTAGTCAAAATTGTGAGAGTCAACGTTGCGTAACAAAATTGTAATAATTCCTAAAAGACAGGGGTGGATATGGTCTCCACGTGACACCAAGCAGGTGAGACCATGTACTCACGTGGATTCCACGAGGGATCCAAGTTTGAATGCAACGCTTTTTCCTACCCGGTCGCGGGCTCCACAGTGTTCGCCAATCACCAATCAGGTACATTTGTACGTCAATGCCCACCCATCGCCGCACCGGCAAGCATCCTCGTGAGCGACACAATTGGGAGTGACGCGGATATGACAGGTCATCCCCAGCTCACCAAGGAAACAAACCACGGCACACACGACCGTGTCAAGAGAGCAGGTGTGGCGGTGAGATCAGGTCCACGAGAACGGAGTAGGTGATGAAGGGTTAGATTGGCTTCCACGTATGCGATCGGTCGTCATCAACAAGGCGGTGTGGTGGGAACAGCTCCCACCAACCATTGCGGATTTGATCGCTCTTCCCAGTATACGACCTCGTCGCTGTCTGCTTTCGCTCATCCACTCCCATTCCAGCTCTCCTGGACTCTCCCTCCCCCATCTCATTCTCGATCCCTAGCCGGAGGCGGCGAATTCGAGGTCCTAAGAATGGGGATAGAGATCTTGGCGCTCTCCCGCCCCTCTCCTGCCTCGCAGTGTAAGTCCTCCTCCACCGTCCTTTCCCCTATCTTCTTTACCGATCAGGGAAATCAGGAAGAGAGAAATGAGTTACTAatcgtgttttttttttttcgctgGAATAGAACCCAATAGGCCTGTTTCATGTCACTCTGGCTTAATCTACAATTACTGGTCATGCCCTTTTATGTTGTCTGGTTTAAGACGAACATCGTCTCCTTGTGAATATGGGGAAATCATGTTTCTTTTGGAGGAAGAAGCGGATTTTTTGTTTAATTTCCTATAAAATCGCTAAATTTGCAATTTTTTCCTTTGGTTTGTGTTTCGTTTCCTCTAGGGGAGCGGTTGTCATCGTCTCATCAAGCAAGTACCAGGGGTGTCATAGAGATGGCCAGCCTAGAGCTTCGGTCTTCGAGTTTGCCTCGGACGAAATCTTTGCCTGAGAAGTATTCCTCAGCTAAAGACTCTGGTTTCAACATTATTATAGTATCATCTTTTTTCTTAGAGTGTTTTTTTTCAGTGGCAAAACTTGATACCTGAAAGCTAATTGTAGACTGTGGAAAGGGAAATATACAACGGTAGCTTTATTTAGCTGCATTTGAAGAAATAAGCTACCCTTCACTGCATTTCTTGTCGATATTTCCAACttattttagaaaagaaagatttttctttttaaagtttAACTTTGCAGTAGtatctcttaccattcttctaaggCTTCATTTTAAACATCCAATCTCGTATCCATTACTCTATTTAATTTATATGTTGCTGCCATGCATAAATTCTGAAAGAATCAATGAACAATTAACTTTTTTATTCAACCGCCATCATCCCAGCTTGCATCACACATGACCTACTCGTAACTTATTTATCTATCATCCTGGTCCTCTACTATTGTAGCTCTTTGTTAGTTATTTTACCTTCACTAACCAATTTCATTTGGTTAATATGTGATGCATGATCTCACTTGTGATTCTTTTCATGCTCACATTCGTAGAATCACCTTGTTGGAGTATTTACCTTCATGATAATTATGGGGCACTGACATTCTTTTGGATAACTAATTATTTTTTGCATGTGACAGGGTTCTACTGCCAGCAACATGCTCAACTCAGATGTTGGGTCATTCTTCTTGGCAACACATGAAATCTGGTGTTGGACCATGCTATTGGATGAAACCTTTAGTTCCGAAAAACTATCCATGGCAGCCTGATCTGTCCTCATCCAATCATAAGCGATCATCTAAAGTATACTCATCATCTTCTGAAGCATTACTGACCTCAACATCCCAGGCATCACAGGGTACAATTCTTGTGGATAATGAAAGAGTTGGGGTTTTGTTACTCAATCTCGGTGGTCCAGAAACTCTCGACGATGTTCAACCATTCTTGTTTAATCTATTTGCTGATCCGGTAAATGAATTTGTACTTTCTTTTTCATTCTTTTATATCTTTTGAGTATGAAAACTATGTTAAACTTATTATGTCTTTATGGAAAATCATTCTGGTTACGTTGGTATATTGGAAGATCTTATTTTCAAAAACATCATTTTGTGTGGAAATATGTGAatactcattaaaaaaaaaagtatgcaTTCATAAAGTTTGGTTACTTTGTAATTGTAAAACTTTGTAGGAGGTAGGGAACTACAGATGGTAGGCACCATTTGACACTTGTTCTGGCGTATGAGACAAACAAGGTGCTTATCTAATATCTAATACACAAGGCCACAGAGTAAGGCTATTCAAGGTGATTATCTAGGTGATTCTCTCCTTTTGATCTCCATGTGTCACTTTGCCATAACTTGAACCTTGGTTTTTCATGTGAGCAACAAATTATTTCCATCATGTGAACGAGTCACCCACATGTTGCAAGTGAACTTTGTCTGTCAATTGATGTATACCATTGTCtatacatttttcttttataCACCAAAGTATTCTCACTTGACTGAAAGAAGCTGAGAAGTACCATTGTCTGACAATGACATGACAAGCAATATGAAGTGTCCTTATTAGTATTTATCTTATTTGTAATTCCTTGGAACAAAACTAATAATACTGTGTATTGACAGGACATCATTCGACTTCCTAGGATGTTCCGGTTTCTTCAGAAGCCTTTGGCTCAATTCATCTCTGTTGTTAGGGCGCCCAAAAGCAAAGAAGGTTATGCTTCTATTGGTGGTGGTTCTCCACTCAGACAAATAACTGATGCACAAGTAAGTTATTTTTCATTCAATTTTggttgagaaattattttcaagtatACTTTCTCTTTCTGTCCTTGTCTTTAATAGGAATGTAATGAAATAAATTCTTCTCTTATTAAGCTCAAATTTTAGTTATTTCTATATTCTAATATTATTGGTTAGACATAACATAGATGCATGAcaatgtttcaactttcaactgtGGTCAGTTTTGCATTTGTTAACGTACAACATCTTCCTtggttaaaaaaaattgaaacagTACACATCTTCCTAGTATGTTAGTGAGCAAGACAACTATTTCATCCTTTGAAAATTTGGTTGTCAACTTAATGTATCTGTagcagaagcaaaaaaaaaaaaaaaaaatcatagtgcaGGGCAAGGATTTAAATACCGGTCTGACATCAATTTTAGTAATCTATTGAACCAGTATCATAAAGACATACCAGGTGATATACAAACTTGTACTGTTCAAtatcatttttatataaaaaataaaacaaagtgTGTAACTGTCAAGCTATACATTTCATTATTGGTACTTGGAAGGACTGTAATTATCGATCGACACATACCAATCCAACCGGTATTTAAATAATTGATATAGGGATTTTGAAGTACTATAGAAATTGGGGCTCTTGTAGTCTTCCTTGTCTAATGTTGACCATATGATATCTATAGTGACATTGTACCTACTTTTTCAACTGGATTTTTATTCTTCTAGAAAATTTGTTCACATCCTGAAAAACAAAAGTTATCAAAATAAACTAGACATTCTGTTATTTCTTaagtttactttttaatttttttgcaaagggtaagtATTGAAGACGTGTCTTGATCCCAACATCTTGTGGATAAAATCATTATCAGCTAACCTAGGTAGCACCAGATGAATTCTCGGTTATGCTATGGTTAAACACAGTACATTTTTCAATAGGACACTCAACCATCATTAATTAGCCGGAATTTTCAGGATGTTTCAACCTTGGACCTGGACCACGTGCTTGACTTTCATGATTCTCAGAAAAATAGACTTATTGTCAAGTAGAGATCATTCGGCTTAGTTTGATTGTCATTAAAACGGGGGATAGGTGGATCTGGATTGACTTTGCAGAAGATTAGACAAAGTTATGCCTCTAAATAGGACAAAATTGCCAAGAAGCCTGCTCGATTATTTTTTGCCAAATATTGGCATGACTGTGTAAGTGTGTATAATAGTTCTTGCAAAATATTACTGTCATTTGCCTGGGGCATTTTTCACAAACTGCTGTAAGGAGATAGAATAAAGAAGCTTACAAATATTTTCCTTTTGACTAATTATTACCCTCTCCTTTCAAATTTTACTCATTACAATTGTATTCAAAATTCTGACATCAATTACTGTTTACTTATTTTAATTGAAATTTTCTGTGTATTATTAAGGCAAAAGCATTAAGAAAGGCCTTGCACGACAAGAATGTTCCAGCAAAGGTATATGTAGGAATGCGTTATTGGCATCCATTTACTGAAGAAGCCATCAACCAGGTAAATAATCAGTGCATTTTTGCATAAAAATATGCTATCATAGTTGCAGAACATTGTCATTGTTATTTTCCTAAGTGAAGTTTGTCATCAAACATGTGAGTTGAAGTGTAAATCAAGTGCCTTTTATCTGAATGAATATTCATACAGGAAATTTCATATAAATGCGATTATGATTTCTGgctaatcattttatttttttccaaTTGTTATCTTGTTTTTGTATCAAAATCTTGTTTCTTAAGTTCATTATCTTTTGTACCTCAATAGAAGCATTTACAACTGTTATGTGATTGTCTACAAAGCTCATACATCATTGGACATATTATGCCCATTTAAAATATCTATATGCTTAATTTTCTACATTATGGCCAAATCCATGAAGACTTTTCATGCTTTACAAAATACAAACAACAGGGCATGGCTACTAAGTATCACCTAAATTGTGGtactttaaaatttataattaggtTCACTTATCTATAATAACTATTTTTATGAAGGAAACTGTCAGAGGATTATCCAATAAGTAATTATGATAGGCCCTCCTTTACTTGATTTTCTACACTTCAAGAAATTTAAACAGAATAAAAGTGAGACTAGCTTTAAAAGATATGCCCGCTTTCCAAAGTTTTAAATACTATCTGATACCAGTTTTAGCAACCAATCAGACCGATATACTAAGTGGTATAGTCGCTAGTCCTTCTTGGTACCACATAACAAAAATGGTATACCAAGTGATGTCAAGCTTATGGCTCAGTTATCGGTCATTGgtcagaataaaaaaataatgttgGTTATGTATTGGTTTCACCAGTATTTTAGCATACCTGTTTCATTGTCAAATTTCAACCTAGCAAAGAAATACCAATGGTTGTTGACAGCAAGGATTAATATTTTGGCCCAATATTGATACCATTTGATACCAGTCAGCTACAAAATCGGTACAGTGTCTGTGTCGTATAATATACAGAATGTCAGTTCGACTCAGTATCGGTTGGTACTAACCAAACCGCTACAAACAGAGAGAGAAGGTGGAGATGGAGCAGTACAGGTGGTACCATACTATGGAGGAGAGGCAGTGACGCAATGATGCAAATGAGCAACAAAGGCAGAGGTGACACTTGGCAGCACAACGAAATGATAGGGAGGAGTAGAAGCAGTAGCAGAAGAagcagagaaaaagaaagagaaaagcagTACATAGATATTGGTACTTGAAGAAAGGCTTACCATCTAGTGCAGCCCAGTACCAGTTAGCTTATCACCTGGTAAGCCAGTGTGGTAAGCTTACCTGGTAAGTTTTGGTTCCAGATCCGACTGGTCAATATTGTCCATTCCGCACACCATCGGCCATTGGACTGTAAAAGTTAGTCCATACTGACCGGTACAATCAGAACTTTAATACTTAATTGATAGAGGAAACcctttttcattttttctttctAGTATGACTTGTTTTTTTAGTCGGTTCTTTTGCTCTTGCATCATCTAGCTCTTACAACACCTGTTGATTTATGAGTTATCATGAAAATGACAATCAATAGAACTCGTCAAATTTGTGCTAGACTGTCTAAAAAGTCCAGTGAATATATGCTAAAAACTGTCGAAATCATATATAACAGATTATAGTAAAAAAGAGGTTCCATTATGTGATAAGTTTTGTTGTGATGAGCATGTTTGCTTGTGTCTAGAAGGCATATATCGATGGCTTTTAGTAATACATTAATTAGGTCCATCAAAAACTGTATACAGAGTCCTCGAAATTTGTGATTATGATTCCTTTATATTTCAATGATGCCCCCGAGCCACAGTTCTCAATTTGGTTGTATGAAAGGGACTATGATAAAAAAGCACAGTAATTTTTTTGTAACCATGCTGTTTTCAGGCTATAATAACCTACCCTATTTTAGTTGCAATTTAGTTTTAGCTTCTGCATTATCTGTTTCTTTCGTTGTAAGTTTTTTCTGTTTCACTAAACTTGTAATTGCAAAACTTCTCAATTTAGCAATATTCTGTTTTATCTGTTTCACTAAACTTCTCAATTTTCTGTATTACTAAGCAGATTCGTAAGTTTCTCTAATTTGGTTCATGTGTGGTAGATTCTCCTTTTAACTCTTGGAACTATTTCAATAAGATTGCTGGTTCAGCAATTTTCTGGATCttgaatcttaatattttattagagAACTAAAGTTTTTTACAAGTGATGTTGCATTTTTTCTCACTTTTAGTTAAATTTGCATGACGAAACCTTTGAGGTATGAGCAATATCCATGAGTATTTGTCATACTAATTTACTACTAATATGACGTGAAGAAAGTGCATAGTTGCTCCAGTGCACTTCATTATTTGACCTTTTATACTCGCAGATTAAAATGGATGGGATCACAAAACTTGTTGTGCTTCCTCTGTACCCACAGTTTTCAATATCAACTAGTGGCTCAAGTCTTCGGTTGTTGGAAAGTATATTCAGGTCATGTGTTTAAATTTGACCACTAGCATTCAAGTTTCTTCTGTATAAATTTGTGACATTGATTTGGCTTTGTAGGGATGACGAATATTTGGTAAATATGCAACATACAGTTATACCATCCTGGTATCAACGAGAAGGATACATCAAGGCGATGGCAGATTTAATTGAAAAGGAGGTGCAAAAATTTGAATCCCCTGAGAAGGTGCAAATTGATCTGATTACAATCTATATACTTTTGATGGTCACATTTTTTTTCGTATTATTTTGCATCTTTTGTTCCTTGGAATACATGGCTTAATATAGGAACTAATTTATCTTTTGCTCCTTAGAGCTCAGCTTGCACTCATGGAACTACGTAATTTGGTTCCCATAATGAGATAGCATATATCAACTTACTCTTGATTTTGATAGAATTTTTCAGAAAGATAACGCCACAAGCTATTGATTGTTATATTCAAAATTCGAAAGCAAATATTGATGAAGGGAAGAGTTTATCTCACTTTTTGGGAATGGTTGGTGGGGATTTTCTCTAATCAGCTCTAAGCACCCTATTTGATTAGTTATATCTGGAAATGATCATGTGTGTAACAGACTGTTCATTCttgatcctggattttttttttgacatGCTTGTATTCTCACGGTGGCATGTggaatgatctcatcacaattcacATGAGATGTATGCTGGGTCTTGAATACATTGTCATATTTGTGATATCAAGGCATCTTTGGCCAATTGTGGCAGCTGTCACATCAAGAAATGGCATATTAATTACCAATACCAAACTAATGGAGCACTGGGATGGTGGAGGGCCTGTGTCTGTTGGCACATACATGCTTGTACAATGCTTGTTCATTATTTAATCACTAGCACAAGGGTAGTTGCAAAAATAAACTATCTTGCACAATTCCTTGATTGTTATCTTTTATTAGTCATTTGAGTGTAGTGGTTCGATTTGACATGTCAGAAATCACATAAAGATGGATAAAGCTGTTGAGCTTCCTGATTGGGTACTACATTAGTGCCTTTTGTTACATCTCTGTTGAGCTGTCTATGATATCAAGGATAATATAAGCTGTAACTGttgaatgaagaaaaaaaaacagcACATTTCTGTCCTTTTGGGCTCCAAGTTTTAGTGATGATAGGAGCTGATTTAGCCTGTTGTAATAAAGCGTCATTAATTTGAAAAGGTTGTGCATGcgactttttttttaaataatagatGAAAAAAGGACAC encodes the following:
- the LOC135588505 gene encoding ferrochelatase-2, chloroplastic-like, giving the protein MGIEILALSRPSPASQWERLSSSHQASTRGVIEMASLELRSSSLPRTKSLPEKVLLPATCSTQMLGHSSWQHMKSGVGPCYWMKPLVPKNYPWQPDLSSSNHKRSSKVYSSSSEALLTSTSQASQGTILVDNERVGVLLLNLGGPETLDDVQPFLFNLFADPDIIRLPRMFRFLQKPLAQFISVVRAPKSKEGYASIGGGSPLRQITDAQAKALRKALHDKNVPAKVYVGMRYWHPFTEEAINQIKMDGITKLVVLPLYPQFSISTSGSSLRLLESIFRDDEYLVNMQHTVIPSWYQREGYIKAMADLIEKEVQKFESPEKVMMFFSAHGVPLAYVEEAGDPYKAEMEECVDLIMEELEKRGITNAYTLAYQSRVGPVEWLRPYTDETIVELGQKGVKSLLAVPISFVSEHIETLEEIDVEYKELALKSGIQNWGRVPALGCEPTFISDLADAVIESLPYVGAMAASSLEARQSLVPLGSVEELLAAYDSKRGELPPPVTVWEWGWTRSAETWNGRAAMLAVLALLVLEVTTGEGFLHQWGILPRSIN